A region from the Citrobacter telavivensis genome encodes:
- a CDS encoding aminoimidazole riboside kinase has translation MNHLNKVWVIGDASVDLVPERTDSYLKCPGGASANVAVCVARLGGDCGFIGCLGEDDAGHFLRQTLADNGVDVSSLRLDPQQTSAVLVVNLTPEGERSFTYLVHPGADTFVSVQDLPAFSANEWFYFSSIGLTDSPAREACLEGARRMKAAGGHVMFDVNLRVSMWRDRHEIAPLLAQSIALASICKVSADELCWLGKVERWQDARYLMRELGCDTTVISLGDAGAYLVTPEGECAFPTAKISVVDTTGAGDAFVGGLLYTLSQAANWDSRLLAQAIGTANACGAMVVTAKGAMTALPYPEQLAAFRVSHPLEKLC, from the coding sequence ATGAATCATCTCAATAAAGTCTGGGTGATTGGCGATGCGTCCGTGGATCTGGTGCCGGAAAGAACGGACTCTTACCTGAAATGTCCGGGCGGGGCATCGGCTAACGTCGCCGTTTGCGTCGCACGACTGGGAGGCGACTGCGGATTTATCGGCTGCCTTGGAGAGGATGATGCCGGGCATTTCCTTCGTCAGACGCTGGCAGACAACGGAGTGGACGTGAGTTCGCTACGCCTCGACCCGCAGCAAACCAGCGCGGTGCTGGTCGTTAATCTGACGCCAGAAGGTGAACGCAGTTTTACCTATCTGGTGCATCCCGGCGCGGACACCTTTGTCTCCGTGCAGGATTTACCGGCCTTCAGCGCTAACGAGTGGTTTTACTTCAGCTCGATTGGCCTGACCGACAGTCCGGCGCGCGAGGCGTGTCTGGAAGGTGCCAGACGCATGAAGGCGGCGGGCGGGCACGTTATGTTCGACGTCAACCTGCGCGTCAGCATGTGGCGGGATCGTCATGAAATCGCCCCCTTACTCGCACAGTCCATTGCGCTGGCCTCTATCTGCAAGGTCTCTGCCGATGAGTTGTGTTGGCTGGGTAAGGTCGAGCGCTGGCAGGACGCACGTTATCTGATGCGTGAACTCGGCTGCGATACCACCGTTATCTCACTGGGCGATGCGGGCGCGTATCTGGTGACGCCAGAGGGCGAATGCGCGTTCCCGACTGCGAAAATTTCCGTGGTGGACACCACCGGGGCAGGCGATGCCTTTGTTGGTGGGCTGCTCTATACCCTTTCACAGGCCGCTAACTGGGATAGCCGCCTGCTTGCTCAGGCGATTGGCACGGCCAACGCCTGTGGCGCGATGGTGGTCACGGCAAAAGGGGCAATGACCGCGCTGCCCTACCCGGAACAGCTCGCTGCCTTTCGCGTCAGTCATCCGCTGGAAAAATTATGCTAA
- a CDS encoding ADP-ribosylglycohydrolase family protein has product MHVEINKILGCLIGAAAADAMGAATEVRTQQQIREYFGGWVTGFEKPPADTFGRCNEAGMCTDDFIQAKYIMDALLQHHRQVSDEAMREAFQRWLAYPYYANFTGPTTRAAMKAIFNDNRASLQGELEGEKQSVQIINKGNAEATNGAAMKIWPAAVLHPGDIEKAIQTALDICRFTHNNVLAMSGAAAMAAATSEALQPVASAESIIAAGIYGADRGYALAAEQGAMMVAGPSVGRRIELAVAIGKRHAHWETAIVDIADIIGSGLHVSEAVPAAFGLFACCPNSAVDAIISAVNIGNDTDTVATMVGALSGAWHGADAFPADYLTTVNRMNHFDLAELARQIKG; this is encoded by the coding sequence ATGCACGTTGAAATTAACAAAATACTGGGCTGCCTGATTGGTGCCGCTGCGGCGGACGCGATGGGCGCGGCGACCGAAGTGCGCACTCAGCAACAGATTCGCGAATACTTTGGTGGTTGGGTGACCGGTTTTGAGAAACCGCCCGCCGATACGTTTGGTCGCTGTAATGAGGCCGGAATGTGTACCGATGACTTTATTCAGGCGAAGTACATCATGGACGCCCTGTTACAGCATCATCGTCAGGTGAGCGATGAGGCGATGCGTGAAGCCTTTCAGCGCTGGCTGGCCTATCCGTATTATGCCAATTTTACCGGGCCAACAACCCGGGCCGCGATGAAAGCCATTTTTAACGATAACCGTGCGTCCCTGCAGGGGGAACTGGAAGGGGAGAAGCAGTCGGTACAGATTATCAACAAAGGCAATGCGGAAGCCACCAACGGCGCGGCAATGAAGATTTGGCCTGCCGCCGTATTGCATCCTGGCGATATTGAAAAAGCGATTCAGACTGCGCTGGATATCTGCCGTTTTACCCACAACAACGTGCTGGCAATGTCTGGTGCTGCGGCGATGGCGGCGGCGACCAGCGAAGCGCTACAGCCTGTGGCGAGTGCGGAAAGCATCATTGCGGCCGGGATTTACGGTGCCGACCGGGGCTATGCGCTGGCGGCAGAACAGGGCGCGATGATGGTCGCCGGGCCGTCGGTGGGGCGTCGTATCGAACTGGCGGTGGCGATCGGCAAACGCCACGCCCATTGGGAGACGGCGATTGTCGACATCGCCGATATCATTGGTTCCGGGCTGCACGTCAGCGAAGCCGTTCCGGCGGCGTTTGGTTTGTTCGCATGTTGTCCGAATTCTGCCGTTGATGCTATTATTTCCGCCGTTAATATCGGCAATGACACCGATACCGTCGCCACCATGGTTGGGGCACTCTCCGGCGCCTGGCACGGTGCTGATGCTTTTCCTGCCGACTATTTAACTACCGTTAATCGTATGAATCATTTCGATTTGGCTGAACTCGCCAGACAGATTAAAGGGTAG
- a CDS encoding UTRA domain-containing protein, which produces MQVDKTSFTPLYKQLFYIICQQIQNGTLPLGSQLPTQKAIAQTYNVSLIVVKQAWSELINAGVITSQRGSGSVVSAVPEGVSYGHTFRGITSDLRDASVAVENRILEIATRRARDAQEDGLSLPTHHHYLYISRVRYLNNRPFNHEKIYLDLSFFPGLTLTADELAHTSLYHLLNVKSDSAIEKVDAILPSPDLCEKLQIAENKPLLSVARQTFMAGEEHPFEYCRYYVLSDYFGEIHYH; this is translated from the coding sequence TTGCAGGTTGATAAAACGAGTTTCACTCCGCTGTATAAGCAGTTGTTTTATATCATCTGCCAGCAGATCCAGAACGGCACCCTGCCGCTGGGGAGTCAGTTGCCTACGCAAAAAGCGATCGCGCAAACCTACAACGTGTCGCTGATCGTCGTGAAGCAGGCGTGGAGTGAGTTAATCAACGCCGGTGTGATTACCTCCCAGCGCGGAAGCGGTTCTGTGGTGAGCGCGGTGCCGGAAGGCGTCAGCTATGGCCATACCTTTCGCGGGATCACCAGCGATCTGCGTGATGCCAGCGTGGCGGTTGAGAACCGCATTCTGGAGATCGCCACACGCCGGGCGCGCGACGCGCAGGAAGATGGTTTAAGCCTGCCGACCCATCATCACTATCTCTATATTTCTCGGGTGCGATACCTGAATAATCGCCCGTTTAACCACGAGAAAATTTATCTCGATCTCTCCTTCTTCCCGGGGTTAACGCTGACGGCGGATGAACTGGCCCATACCTCGCTTTATCACCTGTTGAATGTCAAAAGCGACTCGGCCATCGAAAAGGTCGATGCCATTCTGCCCAGTCCCGATCTCTGCGAGAAGCTACAGATTGCTGAGAACAAACCGCTCCTTTCCGTGGCGCGCCAGACATTTATGGCGGGGGAAGAGCACCCCTTTGAGTATTGCCGCTACTATGTGCTGTCTGACTACTTTGGCGAAATCCATTATCACTAA
- a CDS encoding citrate transporter, with protein MSLWFSHPLFLPSLVVVVTILLWATSLLPEFITALLFFTVAMVAKIAPPDVIFGGFASSAFWLVFSGFVLGVAIRKTGLADRAARALSSRLTESWPLMVSSVVLLSYALAFVMPSNMGRIALLMPVVAAMAKRAGILDGTRAWYGLALAVGFGTFQLSATILPANVPNLVMSGAAEGSYGIHLNYLPYLLLHTPVLGWLKGGLLIALICGLFPGKPHAPRELTPPEPMSRDEKRLAWMLAVVLVMWVSESWHGIGPAWTGLAAAVITLLPRVGFINGEEFSTGVNIRTCIYVAGILGLASVVTQTGIGDAVGEALLHVMPLDPEKPFTSFLALTGITTALNFIMTANGVPALYTTLAQSFSEATQFPLLSVIMIQVLGYSTPLLPYQASPIVVAMALGRVPARAGMLLCLVLAVATYLVLLPLDYAWFNLLGKL; from the coding sequence ATGTCGCTCTGGTTTTCACACCCTCTGTTTCTGCCCTCGCTGGTGGTGGTGGTCACCATCCTGCTCTGGGCGACCTCGCTATTGCCGGAATTTATCACCGCGCTGCTGTTTTTCACCGTGGCGATGGTGGCGAAAATCGCCCCACCGGACGTCATCTTTGGCGGTTTTGCCTCGTCGGCGTTCTGGCTGGTATTCAGCGGCTTCGTGCTGGGCGTGGCGATCCGCAAAACCGGACTGGCAGACAGGGCGGCAAGAGCGCTGTCCTCACGGCTAACGGAATCCTGGCCGCTGATGGTCTCAAGCGTGGTACTGCTGAGCTATGCGCTGGCGTTTGTGATGCCCTCCAATATGGGACGAATCGCGCTGCTAATGCCCGTCGTTGCCGCGATGGCGAAACGTGCCGGGATCCTCGATGGCACTCGCGCGTGGTATGGACTGGCGCTTGCCGTGGGCTTTGGCACCTTCCAGCTCTCCGCCACTATTCTGCCTGCCAACGTACCGAACCTTGTGATGAGCGGGGCGGCGGAAGGGTCGTACGGTATTCACCTGAACTATTTGCCTTACCTGCTGCTGCATACGCCGGTATTAGGCTGGCTGAAAGGCGGGTTGTTGATTGCGCTGATCTGCGGGCTGTTCCCCGGGAAACCCCATGCGCCGCGTGAACTCACGCCGCCGGAACCGATGAGCCGCGACGAAAAACGACTGGCCTGGATGCTGGCAGTGGTGCTGGTGATGTGGGTCAGCGAAAGCTGGCATGGCATTGGCCCGGCATGGACTGGACTGGCGGCGGCGGTCATCACCCTGTTACCGCGCGTCGGGTTTATCAACGGAGAGGAGTTTTCCACGGGGGTTAACATCCGCACCTGCATTTATGTTGCCGGTATTCTTGGACTGGCGAGCGTGGTGACGCAAACCGGCATTGGCGATGCGGTCGGTGAGGCGCTGCTGCACGTGATGCCGCTGGACCCGGAGAAACCGTTCACCAGTTTTCTCGCCCTGACCGGCATCACCACCGCACTTAACTTTATCATGACCGCTAACGGCGTTCCGGCGCTGTATACCACCCTGGCGCAGAGCTTTTCTGAGGCAACGCAATTCCCACTGCTGTCGGTGATTATGATTCAGGTGCTGGGCTACTCAACGCCGCTGTTGCCGTATCAGGCATCGCCTATTGTGGTGGCGATGGCGCTGGGAAGAGTGCCGGCGAGAGCCGGGATGTTGCTGTGCCTGGTGCTGGCGGTGGCGACGTATCTGGTCCTGCTGCCACTGGACTATGCGTGGTTTAATCTATTAGGCAAATTGTAG
- a CDS encoding DASS family sodium-coupled anion symporter has protein sequence MDRLTPIRCWPAIISIVITLTIWFIIPCPADVTPQAWHLLALFIGTIAAIIGKAMPIGAIAVVAIMLVAMTGVTNPGKPAAALNDALSGFSNQLIWLIGLSIMLSQSLLKTGLGARIGYGFIALFGKRTLGIAWALTLAETLIAPVTPSNTARGGGIIHPVMRAIADSLGSQPGNSENGSTGRYLALVNYNINPISSAMFITATAPNPLIVTFLTQGTDGVLTMTWGMWAIAALLPAVVSLLVMPIVIWWLYPPAITRTPNAPQFARQKLDLLGPLSLAEKITLAVFILLLCLWAGVPAMIMGSGWTVNPTSAALIGLSILLVTGVLNWEDILKCRGAWDTIVWFAALVMMADFLSKLGLVGWLATSVGTAINHLGVHWSIATLLLILLYVYSHYFFASTTAHITAMFSAFFIAGLGLGAPPALLGLMLGFSSSLMMSLTHYGTGTAPIIFGSGYATLAEWWKTGLVMSVVNLTIWAVTGAFWWHWLGYW, from the coding sequence ATGGACAGATTGACCCCTATTCGCTGCTGGCCCGCCATTATCTCGATTGTTATCACACTGACTATCTGGTTTATCATCCCATGTCCTGCGGACGTGACGCCACAGGCGTGGCATCTGCTGGCACTGTTTATCGGCACTATTGCGGCCATTATCGGTAAAGCCATGCCCATTGGGGCGATTGCCGTTGTGGCTATCATGCTGGTGGCGATGACCGGTGTGACGAATCCCGGTAAGCCAGCTGCGGCGCTTAACGATGCGCTGAGCGGTTTTTCCAACCAACTGATCTGGCTGATTGGTTTATCGATCATGCTGTCGCAAAGCCTGCTAAAAACAGGACTCGGCGCGCGCATCGGCTACGGATTTATTGCGTTGTTTGGTAAGCGAACCTTAGGTATCGCGTGGGCATTAACGCTCGCAGAAACGCTGATTGCCCCCGTCACCCCAAGCAACACGGCGCGCGGTGGCGGTATTATCCACCCGGTAATGCGGGCCATCGCCGACAGCCTCGGGTCGCAGCCTGGCAACAGTGAAAATGGCTCAACGGGTCGCTATCTGGCGCTGGTGAATTACAACATTAACCCCATCAGTTCGGCGATGTTCATCACCGCAACCGCTCCTAACCCTCTCATTGTCACCTTTTTGACTCAGGGGACGGACGGGGTACTGACTATGACCTGGGGGATGTGGGCCATTGCGGCGCTCCTTCCGGCGGTGGTCTCGCTGCTGGTGATGCCCATCGTCATCTGGTGGCTCTATCCACCCGCCATTACCCGCACGCCTAACGCGCCGCAGTTCGCCCGGCAAAAGCTGGATCTTCTCGGCCCGCTGTCGCTGGCAGAGAAAATCACGCTGGCGGTATTCATTTTGCTGCTCTGTCTGTGGGCTGGCGTTCCTGCGATGATCATGGGCAGCGGCTGGACCGTGAACCCCACTAGCGCGGCGCTGATCGGCTTATCGATTCTGTTGGTGACGGGGGTCTTAAACTGGGAGGATATCCTTAAGTGTCGCGGTGCCTGGGATACCATTGTCTGGTTTGCCGCGCTGGTGATGATGGCGGATTTCCTCAGTAAACTGGGACTGGTCGGCTGGCTGGCGACGAGTGTGGGGACGGCAATCAATCATCTTGGCGTTCACTGGAGTATCGCGACGCTGCTGTTGATCCTGCTTTACGTCTATTCTCACTACTTTTTCGCCAGCACCACGGCGCATATCACGGCCATGTTCTCCGCCTTCTTCATCGCGGGGTTAGGTCTGGGCGCACCACCGGCTCTGCTGGGGCTGATGCTCGGTTTCTCCTCCTCGCTGATGATGTCGCTCACCCACTATGGCACGGGTACCGCGCCGATTATTTTTGGCTCTGGCTACGCCACGCTGGCGGAATGGTGGAAGACGGGGCTGGTGATGAGTGTGGTGAACCTGACTATCTGGGCGGTAACCGGGGCTTTCTGGTGGCACTGGCTGGGATACTGGTAA
- the tpiA gene encoding triose-phosphate isomerase, with amino-acid sequence MRHPLVMGNWKLNGSRHMVNELIANLRTELAGVAGCAVAIAPPEMYIDLAKHAAAGSHILLGAQNVDLNLSGAFTGETSAEMLKDIGAQYIIIGHSERRTYHKESDELIAKKFAVLKEQGLTPVLCIGETEAENEAGKTEEVCARQIDAVLKTQGAAAFEGVVIAYEPVWAIGTGKSATPAQAQAVHKFIRDHIAKADAKIAEQVIIQYGGSVNAANAAELFTQPDIDGALVGGASLKADAFAVIVKAAEAAKQA; translated from the coding sequence ATGCGACATCCTTTAGTGATGGGTAACTGGAAACTGAACGGCAGCCGCCACATGGTAAACGAACTGATTGCTAACCTGCGTACAGAGCTGGCTGGCGTCGCAGGCTGCGCGGTAGCGATCGCGCCGCCGGAAATGTACATCGACCTGGCAAAACACGCTGCGGCCGGTAGCCACATCCTCCTGGGCGCACAGAACGTTGACCTGAACCTGTCCGGCGCATTTACCGGTGAAACAAGCGCTGAAATGCTGAAAGACATCGGCGCGCAGTACATCATCATCGGCCACTCTGAGCGTCGTACTTACCACAAAGAGTCTGACGAACTGATCGCGAAAAAATTCGCCGTGCTGAAAGAGCAGGGTCTGACGCCGGTTCTGTGCATCGGTGAAACCGAAGCTGAAAACGAAGCGGGCAAAACAGAAGAAGTGTGCGCACGTCAGATCGACGCCGTTCTGAAAACCCAGGGTGCTGCGGCATTCGAAGGCGTCGTTATCGCTTACGAACCCGTTTGGGCGATCGGCACTGGCAAATCCGCAACGCCAGCGCAGGCACAGGCTGTTCACAAATTCATCCGTGACCACATTGCCAAAGCAGACGCGAAAATTGCTGAGCAGGTCATCATCCAGTACGGCGGTTCCGTAAACGCAGCCAATGCGGCAGAACTGTTCACTCAGCCGGACATCGACGGCGCGCTGGTTGGCGGTGCTTCCCTGAAAGCTGATGCTTTCGCGGTGATCGTGAAAGCGGCTGAAGCAGCAAAACAGGCTTAA
- a CDS encoding DUF1454 family protein — translation MKPGCSLFLLLFSAIFSSTPALAAEPLTATTAPYLLAGAPTFDLSISQFRENFNTQNPKLTLNEFRAIDSSRDKANLTRAASKINENLYASTALERGTLKIKSMQITWLPIQGPEQKAAKAKALEYMAAVIRTVAPLLTKEQSQKKLQKLLTAGKNKRYYAETEGAIRYVVADNGEKGLTFAVEPIKLALSENLDGSNSP, via the coding sequence ATGAAGCCAGGATGTTCACTGTTTTTATTATTGTTTTCTGCGATATTCTCCAGCACCCCGGCGCTGGCGGCTGAGCCATTGACAGCCACCACCGCACCGTATTTGCTCGCTGGAGCCCCCACGTTTGATCTTTCCATCAGCCAGTTTCGCGAAAACTTTAATACGCAAAATCCGAAGCTTACCTTAAACGAATTCCGCGCGATCGACAGCAGTCGTGACAAAGCCAACCTCACCCGTGCGGCCAGCAAAATTAATGAAAATCTCTATGCTTCGACCGCCCTTGAGCGCGGGACGTTGAAGATCAAGAGTATGCAGATAACCTGGCTGCCGATTCAGGGGCCGGAACAGAAAGCGGCAAAAGCCAAAGCGCTGGAGTATATGGCGGCGGTGATCCGCACCGTTGCCCCCTTGCTAACCAAAGAGCAGAGCCAGAAAAAGCTGCAAAAGCTGCTTACCGCCGGGAAAAATAAGCGCTATTACGCAGAGACCGAAGGCGCAATTCGCTATGTTGTCGCAGATAACGGCGAAAAGGGGCTGACCTTCGCAGTTGAACCGATTAAGCTGGCGTTATCTGAAAACCTGGACGGGTCCAATTCCCCCTAA
- a CDS encoding DUF805 domain-containing protein produces the protein MTLQQWLFSFKGRIGRRDFWIWIALWIVSMVVLFSLESQKLLPDQIAPFALVCLLWPTAAVTVKRLHDRGRSGLWALLIILAWMLLAGNWAILPGMWQWVVGRFVPTLILIMTIIDLGAFVGTLGVNKYGKDTQNVKFR, from the coding sequence ATGACCTTACAGCAGTGGTTATTCTCATTTAAAGGGCGTATCGGACGCCGTGATTTCTGGATCTGGATTGCGCTGTGGATTGTCAGCATGGTGGTTCTGTTTTCGCTCGAGAGTCAAAAATTACTCCCCGATCAGATAGCCCCCTTTGCGCTTGTGTGTCTGCTCTGGCCGACGGCGGCAGTTACGGTGAAACGTCTGCACGATCGTGGGCGTTCAGGGCTGTGGGCGTTATTGATTATTCTTGCCTGGATGCTGTTAGCCGGCAACTGGGCCATTCTTCCGGGGATGTGGCAATGGGTGGTCGGACGCTTTGTGCCGACGCTGATCCTCATTATGACGATTATCGATCTGGGGGCGTTTGTCGGCACCCTGGGCGTAAATAAATACGGCAAAGACACCCAGAATGTGAAGTTCAGGTAA
- a CDS encoding ferredoxin--NADP(+) reductase, whose amino-acid sequence MADWVTGKVTKVQNWTDALFSLTVHAPVHPFTAGQFTKLGLEIDGERVQRAYSYVNAPDNPNLEFYLVTVPDGKLSPRLAALKPGDEVQVVSEAAGFFVLDEVPDCDTLWMLATGTAIGPYLSILQLGKDLDRFKNLVLVHAARYAADLSYLPLMQALQTRYEGKLRIQTVVSRETVAGSLTGRVPALIESGELEKAVGLVMDKETSHVMLCGNPQMVRDTQQLLKETRQMTKHLRRRPGHMTAEHYW is encoded by the coding sequence ATGGCAGATTGGGTAACAGGCAAAGTCACAAAGGTACAGAACTGGACCGATGCCCTGTTTAGTCTGACCGTTCACGCCCCCGTTCATCCCTTCACCGCCGGTCAATTTACCAAGCTCGGTCTTGAGATTGACGGCGAGCGCGTCCAGCGCGCTTACTCGTATGTGAATGCCCCTGATAATCCCAATCTGGAGTTTTACCTGGTCACCGTACCTGACGGTAAGCTGAGCCCGCGTCTGGCAGCACTGAAGCCCGGCGATGAGGTGCAGGTAGTGAGCGAAGCCGCTGGTTTCTTTGTGCTGGATGAAGTGCCGGACTGCGACACGCTGTGGATGCTGGCAACCGGCACCGCCATCGGCCCCTATTTATCGATTCTGCAGTTGGGTAAAGATCTCGATCGCTTCAAAAACCTGGTGCTGGTCCATGCCGCACGTTACGCCGCTGATTTAAGCTACCTGCCGCTTATGCAGGCGCTGCAAACGCGCTACGAAGGCAAACTGCGGATCCAGACGGTGGTAAGCCGTGAGACGGTCGCAGGTTCACTGACCGGTCGCGTTCCGGCGCTGATTGAAAGTGGTGAACTGGAAAAAGCGGTAGGCTTAGTGATGGATAAAGAGACCAGCCATGTGATGCTGTGCGGGAATCCGCAGATGGTTCGCGACACGCAGCAGTTGCTGAAAGAGACCCGGCAAATGACTAAACATTTGCGCCGCCGACCGGGCCACATGACCGCAGAGCACTACTGGTAA